AGGACTGTCTTGGGATCAAGAGAGACCGCATGCTCGGCAAAGATCGCCGCCTTCTTCAGATTCTTGTGCAGATCAAAGAGGATGCTCGCAACCTGATGTGCGAGGCCTGCATCAGTGGGCAGAAGATCACAAGCTTCTTCGAGACACTCGACAGCGGCTTGCTTATCGCCCGATTGCAGGAATAATTCACCCTTCTTGCGAATCTCGGTTGCGCGCTCTGCGTTGGCGCTCGGAAGCACCTCGGCGAGTTCGTCGTGAAAGCGTTTCTCGCGTGGATCGAATGCCATGGCCAGTTTCAGCGCGGCGACACATCTCGGCCAATCCGCGGCCACCTTGAATTCCTGGGACTCTTCAAAGTGACGCTTCGCCTTTGAACGGCCGCGCTCGATTTCAGCTTTCAACCCGCGCAGGAGAACATCGGGTGAACGCAATCCCTTGCGCTGACGCAACGAACTGTCGCGCCTGGAACGGGGAGCAGGTCTCGCGCGACCGATCAGAGGACCTCGCGACTTGAAAGCCTGGCCTCGGTCGCGAAGAGGCGTCTTACTGGGAGACTCACCCGGCTCCCCTTTCGGCTGCGGATCCGGATCGGCAGGAGCCTTTGCCATCGCTTCTGGCCGAGGCACCTTCGAGGTCTTTGGCTCCAGTGCTTCGTCGTAACCGCGGCGCAGTTTCTTGTCTCGAAGGACATCGTGCGCAGCCACCACGCGCTTGTAGATCTCGTTCAGCAGATCCAGGTAAGGCTCGGGCAACTTGCGAAAGTGGCGGTCCGGGTGGAAGCGCTTCGAACGTTCGAAGAAGCCCTCGCGAATCTCGTCTGGATCGGCACCCCGCGGGACGTCGAGAACCCGGTAGTAGTCCATTGTGGGCAGAGCGCGCGCGAAGTCGCGAATTTCCGCCTCGAAACCCTCCGGCGATTCCAGGGTCTCCGTATCGTCCGAAATCGAACTCATCCCATCTCCGCACCAATAGGCACCTGATCCCCCAAGCTATCGGGACCATTTGGTGAGAAGTTGAGATTCGGTGGCGAGCCTGGCGCCTCATGGCCCGCGAAGATCAGGGAACGATAAGAGCCTCCAGAACGGCCTTCTGAGCGTGCAATCGGTTCTCAGCCTGATCGAAAACGATCGAGGCTTCCGATTCGAAGAGACCCTCGGTGATCTCCTCGCCTCGGTGAGCCGGAAGACAATGGAGAATCTTCGCGCCCTTCGGAGCGGAGTTCATCAACGCCTCGTTGACCTGGTACGGAGCAAAGACCTTGCGACGGGCTTCCGCTTCGTCTTCCTGGCCCATACTCGCCCAGACATCCGTGTACACGAACGCCGCGTCCTTGACCGCTGCATGGGGGTCCGACTCGAGCCGGATCTCCCCTCCGGACTCTGCGGCGAGTTCTCGACCGCGCGCGATCACGCAATCCTCAGGCGCATACCCCGGCGGGGTGCAAAGCGTCAGGCTCATGCCGAGTCGTCCAGCCAGGTGAATCAGCGAATGCGCCATATTGTTGCCGTCGCCGACGTAGACCAGGGGATCGTCCCGCAACCGTCCATGCTCGATGATCGTGAGGGCATCGGCCATGGCCTGGCAGGGATGAAGCCAATCGGTCAGTGCGTTGATGACGGGAACTTCAGAGTTCTCCGCCAGCCCTTCGATCAGGTCGTGTCCATACGTGCGCGCGACAATCGCATGGCACCAAC
This is a stretch of genomic DNA from bacterium. It encodes these proteins:
- a CDS encoding DnaJ domain-containing protein — protein: MSSISDDTETLESPEGFEAEIRDFARALPTMDYYRVLDVPRGADPDEIREGFFERSKRFHPDRHFRKLPEPYLDLLNEIYKRVVAAHDVLRDKKLRRGYDEALEPKTSKVPRPEAMAKAPADPDPQPKGEPGESPSKTPLRDRGQAFKSRGPLIGRARPAPRSRRDSSLRQRKGLRSPDVLLRGLKAEIERGRSKAKRHFEESQEFKVAADWPRCVAALKLAMAFDPREKRFHDELAEVLPSANAERATEIRKKGELFLQSGDKQAAVECLEEACDLLPTDAGLAHQVASILFDLHKNLKKAAIFAEHAVSLDPKTVLYLKTLGMIYKADGNPVKAQKNLQRAWAIDPLDEEVKAELGTL
- the argF gene encoding ornithine carbamoyltransferase, producing PTRTLEGCSVILYFEKPSLRTFVTFEIGVTELGAFPVHLPPGQVKIGSREPIEDVGRNLSRWCHAIVARTYGHDLIEGLAENSEVPVINALTDWLHPCQAMADALTIIEHGRLRDDPLVYVGDGNNMAHSLIHLAGRLGMSLTLCTPPGYAPEDCVIARGRELAAESGGEIRLESDPHAAVKDAAFVYTDVWASMGQEDEAEARRKVFAPYQVNEALMNSAPKGAKILHCLPAHRGEEITEGLFESEASIVFDQAENRLHAQKAVLEALIVP